A single region of the Drosophila miranda strain MSH22 chromosome 2, D.miranda_PacBio2.1, whole genome shotgun sequence genome encodes:
- the LOC108155083 gene encoding enhancer of yellow 2b transcription factor translates to MSSSKETGTDAQAKEDVKLTNYESVALKDLLQTRLDECGWRKQVEQNIREIIEAKERDMQTITSEELADEIAPQARAMVPEYVRKEMLLRVREALESSLPRK, encoded by the exons ATGTCGTCGAGCAAGGAAACTGGCACGGATGCCCAGGCAAAGGAAGATGTGAAACTAACAAACTACGAAAGCGTCGC CCTGAAGGACCTTTTGCAGACACGTCTTGATGAATGCGGCTGGCGTAAACAAGTTGAACAAAATATACGAGAAATAATCGAGGCAAAAGAGCGAGACATGCAGACCATAACAAGCGAGGAACTGGCAGACGAGATTGCGCCGCAA GCCCGTGCCATGGTCCCCGAGTATGTGCGCAAAGAGATGTTGTTACGCGTGCGCGAGGCCTTGGAGTCGTCGCTGCCTCGAAAGTAA
- the LOC117186939 gene encoding uncharacterized protein LOC117186939, whose product MHQKQKPQPKKKPILARRGGCNSNSNRKLLPQKTMPYYSKPKPAEALSFQQLRDKNDDDLSSTSSSSSTFSSSSPQQESSVDYEAEDENEDKQRRPKHKDENESLLHVQNFLKCFGPNALSAATITATPATGGAEAPTPTGSQKVEKSPSTELRSWRQNYRNTIQLVPTTNTIASIATTAIATATTPTLLKAQPNHKPQKFQINTKFLRKPRNKLMKMLPTTTTTDNGTTTTIVVPDEEKHEQQTREKLQQQQQLPQLFNDDSNAKFKDFSIDSLLNK is encoded by the exons ATGCACCAGAAGCAGAAGCCGCAGCCGAAAAAGAAACCGATACTGGCCAGACGCGGaggctgcaacagcaacagcaacagaaaatTATTGCCACAGAAGACGATGCCCTACTACAGCAAGCCGAAGCCAGCGGAGGCACTTAGCTTTCAGCAACTGCGCGATaaaaatgatgatgat ctcagcagcaccagcagcagctcttCCACGTTTTCCTCTTCATCGCCACAGCAGGAATCTTCGGTAGACTATGAGGCTGAGGATGAGAACGAGGACAAACAACGAAGGCCGAAGCATAAGGACGAGAATGAGAGCTTGTTGCATGTACAGAATTTTCTAAAATGCTTTGGACCCAATGCCTTATCAGCAGCCACCATAAcagcaacaccagcaacaGGAGGAGCAGAGGCGCCAACTCCAACAGGCAGCCAGAAAGTTGAGAAATCGCCGAGCACAGAACTGCGTAGCTGGCGTCAGAATTATCGCAATACAATCCAATTAGTACCCACAACAAACACAATCGCATCAATAGCTACCACAGCAATAGCGACCGCAACCACACCCACGCTTTTAAAAGCCCAACCGAATCACAAACCACAAAAATTTCAAATAAACACTAAATTTCTGCGAAAACCACGGAATAAACTAATGAAAATGctgccaacaacaacaacaacggaCAATGGAACAACAACGACAATAGTTGTTCCGGATGAAGAAAAACATGAACAACAAACAagggaaaaactgcagcagcagcaacagctacCACAGCTATTTAACGATGATTCCAACGCCAAATTCAAAGACTTTTCAATTGACTCGCTATTGAATAAGTAA